CCGGACGGTCATCCCGGTGAGCTGAGCGGTCAGTCAGCGACCGCCCGGACCTGATGATCAGCGCAGATCCGGGGTGTGCCAGCCGCCAGCCAACGCGTCGGCATCCGCCGGACCCCAACTGCCCTTCTCGTACGACTGCACCGCCGCCGGCAGATCCAGGATCGGCTCGACGATGCGCCACTCCTGCTCGATCGTCTCCTCACGCGCGAAGCGCAGATGCTGCCCGTCCATCGCGTCGTCGAGCAACCGCTCGTACGCCTCCTGACGGCGACCCAACGCCATGCCGAAGTCGACCGACAGGTCCACCGCACGGCTCGCCACCTCGGCGCCCGGGCTCTTCGCCTGGATCGACATCGTGATGCCGTCACCACGCCCGAGGCGGAACCGCAGCAGATTCGCGGCCGTCACCGTGCCCCGCTCGGCCGGGATGAGCGACCGCTGCGGCTGCTTGAACTCGACCACGACCTCCGTCGCCGTCCCCGCAAGGGACTTACCGGCACGCAGATAGAACGGCACACCCGCCCAGCGGGGGGAGTCGATCGTCAACCGGGTGGCCACGAACGTCTCCGTGTTCGAGTCCGCAGCGACACCCTGCTCGTCGCGGTACCCGGCGTACTGACCCCGCACCGTGGACTGCGGCGACAGCGCCTCGATCTGCCGCAGCACCGCGACCTCCGCCTCACGGAACGCGGCCGCGTCGTCAGCGGCGGGCGCCTCCATCGCCACCAGCGCGACAACCTGCAGAATGTGGTTCTGCAACACGTCACGAGTGGCGCCGACGGTGTCGTAGAAACCGGCCCGACCCTGCGTGCCGAAACCCTCGGCAAGAGTGACCTGAACGTTGTCGATGTGCTCGCTGTTCCACAACGGCTCGAACAGCCGGTTGGCGAACCGGAAGGCGTAGAGGCCCTCGACGGCTTCCTTACCGAGGTAGTGATCGATGCGGAACACCCGCTCCGGATCGAAGGTCGCCCGCAGCGTGCGGTCCAGCTCACGGGAGGACTCCACGTCACGCCCGAACGGCTTCTCCACGATCACCCGGCCCCGGTCAGCCAGACCGACCGCCGCGAGACCGTCGACGACGGCACCGAACACCGCCGGAGGAATCGCCAGGTAGAAGACCGGCCGCTCGGCACCCCGCAGACGCTCCGCCAACCGCTGATAGGTGACCGGGTCCGCGTAGTTGCCGGAGATCATCGAAAGGTTGCCCGCCAGCCGGTCGAAAGTCTCGTCGTCGACCTCGTCGTTGGCCTCAGCGACCGACTTGCGGGCCATCGTGACGAGCTGTTGATCATCCCAGGGGGAGCGGGCCACCCCGATCACCGGGACGTCCAGGCGGTCGCGCCGGGTCAACTCGTACAGCGCCGGGAACAGCTTCTTCGAAACGAGGTCTCCCGTGACGCCGAACAGCACGACCGCGTCTGAGCGCATGCGCATGGCACTTCCATTCGATCATGTAATTCTGATCTTCCGAACGGACAACCGCGCGGCCCAGCGCGAGAATTCCCTGCGAGGGGCGCACGTGAGGTCGGCGACAGCGACGGCGCTTACCCTAAGAAGGTTCGCAGCTCAGGTGTGATGCGGGCAACGCCCCACCGTGATCGACGAAGTTCGATCATCATAATGCCTGCGAAGACCTGTCGGTAGGGGAGGAGAGACTGCCGACATGAGTCCACCCTTCGGGACCGTGGTCATCACAGGCGCCGCCGGCCGCATCGGCAGCGCACTCCGCCACGCCCTGCGCGCCGAGACCCGCCACCTCGTCCTCATCGATCGCGACCCACTGACCGCGCAGTCGCCGGAGGAGCAGGTCATCCGCCTGGACCTCACCGACCTCGACGCCCTGATCTCGGCGTTCGAGGGCGCTGACGTGGTGATCCACCTCGCCGGGCTGCCGGACGAGGCCCCACTCGCCGAGCTGCTGGACGCCAACGTGCTGGGCACGTTCCACGTCCTCGAGGCCGCCCGCCGGCAACAGGTCGACAGGGTCGTCCTCGCCAGCAGCAACCGGGTCACCGGCTTCCACCTCGTCGGAAAGACCGTCAACCCCGAAGATCCGGTCCGACCGGACGGCTTCTACGGGGTCAGCAAGGTGGCAATCGAGGCTCTCGCCCGCCTGTACGCGGACAAGTTCGCCCTGTCCGTGGTGTGCCTGCGCATCGGCAGCTACGAGGACAGACCAGACGACGCCCGATATCTCGCCACCTGGCTCAGCCCACGCGACTGCCTCGGGTTCATCCGAGCGGCCATCACCGCACCCGACGTCTCCTTCGCCACCGCCTACGCCGTGTCCGCCAACACCCGCCGGTTCTGGGACCTCGACGCCGGCATCCAACTCGGCTACACGCCAGTCGACAACGCGGAAGACCACGCCGCCCACGTCGTCGGCGCCGACGACCCCATCGACTCCCGCGCGCCCCAGGGAGGCAGGTACGCCAGCGCCGAGACCACCCTCACCCACATTCACGGCGGGCAACCGAACCCCTGACGAGCAGTACAGAATGGACCGCACCGGCCAGCAGGGGAGAGCCCGACAATGGACCTGGCAGTCGACCAGTCACCGGGCACAGCACCCGAGGTGGTGTGCCTGCCGATGTTCGGCATGACCCGCACCGCCACGGCTGCCGCGTTCGGCCCAGCCCTCGCGGGCGCGGGCCTGCGAGAGACATACCTGGACCTACCCGGCCACGGCGACAGCCCCACGGACTGCCCACCAACGTCCCAGGCGGTGCTGGACACCGTGTGCGGGTGGCTCGACCACCACGTCGACGGGCCGTTCCTGCTCGCCGGCGGCTCCTACGGCGCGTACCTGGCCACCGGCATCGCCCGCCGACGACCCGAACTCGTCCGCGGCCTGCTCCTCGTCTGCCCGGGCGTCACCATCGCCCGCGACAGCCGGGACCTGCCCGACGACCCGCCGTCCGAAGCGTCCGAGGGCTGGCTCGACGAAGCTCCCGCCGCCCTGCACACCCACCTCGACGCCGCCCTGGGCAATCGCACGTCAACTGTCGTCGCGACGGTGCTCGCGGCACTGAACTCCGGCGGTCCCGGTGACGCGACCTTCCAGGAGAAGCTGCAGACCGGGCCCGACTACGCGTTGCCCGACGAAAACGCCGACGTCGTCTTCGACGGCCCGGTCACGGTGGTCACCGGCCGACAGGACAGGATCGTTGGGTACGCCGACCAGTTCCGCGCCATGCGCCGCTATCCGCATGGCACCTTCACCGTGATCGACGCGGCGGGGCACTACCTGCCGTACGAACAACCCGCGCTGCTGCGGTCACTCACGCAGGACTGGCTGCGCCGTACGGGCGCGTAGACGGTGAACGAACGCGATTCGATAATGCACATTATGTAAAGTTGCGTTATCTGACGGTCCCCTCGACCACCGATGGGCACTCTCAGTCGCGCGTCAGTCCCGGCGGACACGCGTCCTCGTCGGGTCGCACGCGGCGGGCACTGACCAGCGGGTTGCGTTGCAGACCGGCGATGACAGCGGCGCTGCCACCGACGTCGGTCCAGGTGTCGTCCCACAGGGCGGAGACGAGCCAGGAGTGATCCGCCGGGAAGAACAGGTCGGGCAGCGGACCCTCACCGCGCATGTGACCGGTCCGCCAGGTGAGGGCCTGCTCGGGTCCCGCTTCGACCAGGACGTAGGGCCAACCCCAGTAGAGCGACACCCTCGGGGCACGCGGAAAGACGACGTCGTGCGCGCCGGTGTCGAGGTAGCCCAGCCACCAGGGCTGCTCCGCGGTACGTGCCGCCAGCTCGCGGACCACGGCCTGTTCGTGGGCGTCCACACCGACGCCCTCGGGCGGGTGGAAGGTGGCGTACGCGTCGAACACCTCCGGGATCGCGGTGGTGATCGCAATGCCCTGTGTGGTGTGGCCGGCGAGCCAGGCGACGTCGCTGGCCGTGCCGATCCGCCAGTTCCGTCCGTCCCTGTGGACGTCCAGGGGTTGGGTCGAGGCGCAGTCAGCGTCGGGGCGTCCAGCCACGACGGTGGGCGATGCTGAGGGAGCCCACCCGGGTTGGCCGTCCGGCCGCCACTGGTGCCCCTGGGGGCAGACCACATCGATGGGGTGGGCCGGGTCCCGGTAGACGACAGGCGTGCCGGGTCGACCACAGACGGGGCAGGTGGCGACGGGCGACGTCATGCCGCGCACGATACGTGCTCCTCCAGCAGCGCCACTGGCCTGTGACGCTGGGGGCGAGCCGACGTGTCGCTGGGTGCCTGTAGAGCTGCCCCATCCGTGGGGTGCGCCGACCATCGGCGCCGGAACCGCCAGCAGCGGCGCAGGGACCGGTGCGCCCTCACCGCTGATCACTTACCCACAGCGGGATGGCGTTGGCCGGGACGTCGTCGGCTTCGAAGAACCATCACACCTGGTCCACGGGCCGGGGATCACCCGCCCCACACGTGGGGCAGCTCTACAGGCACCTGAGGAGACAGCGGCGCCTCCCGTGCGGACCGGGTCCGCTCCCCCTCTCCCCACGCTTCCCCGTAACGCGAAAATGCTGCATAATATCCCTTATGCATGACAAACAGGACGAATCGCTCATGGTGTTGATCGAGGAGTTCCTGACCGCCCGAGCGACCCGCAAGCCCTCCCCCCACACCCTCGCCGCGTACCGTCGGGATCTGCACGCGGTGGCGGCGCTGGTCGCCGAGGATGCCGCCACTCCCCTCCCCCTGGGCGCGCTGTCGATCACCGATCTCTCCCCCAGGGTGATGCGCGCGGCCTTCGCCCGGTTCGCCGGGCCCCGCGCGCCCGCGTCGGTGCACCGGGCCTGGTCCACCTGGAACAGTTTCTTCACGTTCCTGGTGGCCGACGGGATCGTGGCCGGCAACCCGATGCCGGCGGTCGGGCGACCTCGGGCGCTACTCCCCCATCCGAAGCCGCTGCGGGGGGCGGACACTCCCGAGGTGCTGCTCGCGTCCGCGGCGCGCGACGAGGGTCGGCAGCGCGACCCGTGGCCAGAGCGGGACGTCGCGGTGTTGGCGGTGGCGCTCTGCGCGGGGCTGCGCCTGTCGGAGCTGCTGGCGCTACGGATCGGCTCGCTGGGTGGCCGGCCTGGTGAGCGGCGGATCGAGGTGCTCGGGAAGGGTGGGCGGCCCCGGGTGGTGCCGATCGAGGCGGATCTGGACCGGGTGCTGGTGGACTACCTGGACAGTCGGGCGCGGCGCTTCGGTTCGCGGTCGGTGCGCCCCGACTCGGCGTTGCTGGTGGATCGGCATGGTGAGCCGTTGCGCCGGGGTGGGCTGCAGTATCTCGTCGAGTCGTGTTTTCGGCGGGCGGGTATCGGTGACCGGGTGCCGCGGGGTGCGCGGTTGCACGCGTTGCGGCACACGTTCGCGACCCGGTTGGCCGAGGACGGGGCGAGCGCCGCGGAGATCATGCGTTTGTTGGGGCACGCGTCGTTGGCGTCGTCGCAGACGTACATCGAGGTGACGGCTGGGCAGCAGCGCGACGCGGTGCGCGCGAACCGGACCAACCGGGCGCTGGCGGGTCTGGTGCCGGTGAACCAGGAGTGAGCGCGGTCAGTGTGCCCGGTCGCTGTCGTTGGCGGTGGTGGGCAGCGGGCCGAGGACCGCGTTGATGATGTGGATGCGGGTGT
This portion of the Micromonospora zamorensis genome encodes:
- the zwf gene encoding glucose-6-phosphate dehydrogenase produces the protein MRMRSDAVVLFGVTGDLVSKKLFPALYELTRRDRLDVPVIGVARSPWDDQQLVTMARKSVAEANDEVDDETFDRLAGNLSMISGNYADPVTYQRLAERLRGAERPVFYLAIPPAVFGAVVDGLAAVGLADRGRVIVEKPFGRDVESSRELDRTLRATFDPERVFRIDHYLGKEAVEGLYAFRFANRLFEPLWNSEHIDNVQVTLAEGFGTQGRAGFYDTVGATRDVLQNHILQVVALVAMEAPAADDAAAFREAEVAVLRQIEALSPQSTVRGQYAGYRDEQGVAADSNTETFVATRLTIDSPRWAGVPFYLRAGKSLAGTATEVVVEFKQPQRSLIPAERGTVTAANLLRFRLGRGDGITMSIQAKSPGAEVASRAVDLSVDFGMALGRRQEAYERLLDDAMDGQHLRFAREETIEQEWRIVEPILDLPAAVQSYEKGSWGPADADALAGGWHTPDLR
- a CDS encoding NAD-dependent epimerase/dehydratase family protein; translated protein: MSPPFGTVVITGAAGRIGSALRHALRAETRHLVLIDRDPLTAQSPEEQVIRLDLTDLDALISAFEGADVVIHLAGLPDEAPLAELLDANVLGTFHVLEAARRQQVDRVVLASSNRVTGFHLVGKTVNPEDPVRPDGFYGVSKVAIEALARLYADKFALSVVCLRIGSYEDRPDDARYLATWLSPRDCLGFIRAAITAPDVSFATAYAVSANTRRFWDLDAGIQLGYTPVDNAEDHAAHVVGADDPIDSRAPQGGRYASAETTLTHIHGGQPNP
- a CDS encoding alpha/beta fold hydrolase — protein: MDLAVDQSPGTAPEVVCLPMFGMTRTATAAAFGPALAGAGLRETYLDLPGHGDSPTDCPPTSQAVLDTVCGWLDHHVDGPFLLAGGSYGAYLATGIARRRPELVRGLLLVCPGVTIARDSRDLPDDPPSEASEGWLDEAPAALHTHLDAALGNRTSTVVATVLAALNSGGPGDATFQEKLQTGPDYALPDENADVVFDGPVTVVTGRQDRIVGYADQFRAMRRYPHGTFTVIDAAGHYLPYEQPALLRSLTQDWLRRTGA
- a CDS encoding tyrosine-type recombinase/integrase, coding for MHDKQDESLMVLIEEFLTARATRKPSPHTLAAYRRDLHAVAALVAEDAATPLPLGALSITDLSPRVMRAAFARFAGPRAPASVHRAWSTWNSFFTFLVADGIVAGNPMPAVGRPRALLPHPKPLRGADTPEVLLASAARDEGRQRDPWPERDVAVLAVALCAGLRLSELLALRIGSLGGRPGERRIEVLGKGGRPRVVPIEADLDRVLVDYLDSRARRFGSRSVRPDSALLVDRHGEPLRRGGLQYLVESCFRRAGIGDRVPRGARLHALRHTFATRLAEDGASAAEIMRLLGHASLASSQTYIEVTAGQQRDAVRANRTNRALAGLVPVNQE